TGTTGCATTGAGTTGCTTGCTTGTATCCTGTTATTTTTTCATCAGTTGAAAAAAAGAAGCCGAACATGCCACCGACTTGGTTGGTGGTTAATGCCACACCCGCTTTATCCGCTTGTGCTTTAAAGCCTGTAACCAGTTTTTCAGCTTTAGCTGTTATATCTTGATAGATAGATTCTTGATTTGTACTGAGTTCGGTTAGGGCTGCGATACCAGCGGCCATTGCAATTGGATTACCTGATAAGGTCCCTGCTTGGTACACTGGCCCTTCAGGTGCAATACAAGCCATTATTTCAGCTTTACCACCAAAAGCACCAACTGGCATACCGCCACCTATGACTTTACCTAAGGTTGTTAAATCAGGGCAAATATTATAGTGAGCTTGCGCTCCGCCTAAACTGACACGAAAGCCTGTCATAACTTCATCAAAAATCAGTACAGCTTGATATTCATCGCAAATCGCGCGTAACCCTTCAAGAAAGCCATCTACTGGTGGTATACAATTCATATTGCCTGCAACAGGCTCAACAATGATACAAGCAATATCATCGCCAAATTCTTGGAATAAAGCTTTTACTGAATCTAAATCATTAAAGGTTGCGGTCAGTGTGTGCTTGGCGACATCTTCGGGTACACCCGGAGAACTAGGCTCACCTAGGGTTAACATACCTGAACCGGCCTTAACCAGTAAGCTGTCTGCATGGCCGTGATAACAACCTTCGAATTTCAGTAGTTTATTCTTTTTTGTGTAGCCGCGAGCTAAGCGGATCGCTGTCATGGTTG
This genomic window from Saccharobesus litoralis contains:
- the hemL gene encoding glutamate-1-semialdehyde 2,1-aminomutase; amino-acid sequence: MTRSEQLFAKAQQSIPGGVNSPVRAFKGVGGDPLFVSKADGAYLYDADDKAYIDYVGSWGPMILGHNNPIIREAVHKAVDNGLSYGAPTENEIVMAELVKKLVPSMEKVRMVNSGTEATMTAIRLARGYTKKNKLLKFEGCYHGHADSLLVKAGSGMLTLGEPSSPGVPEDVAKHTLTATFNDLDSVKALFQEFGDDIACIIVEPVAGNMNCIPPVDGFLEGLRAICDEYQAVLIFDEVMTGFRVSLGGAQAHYNICPDLTTLGKVIGGGMPVGAFGGKAEIMACIAPEGPVYQAGTLSGNPIAMAAGIAALTELSTNQESIYQDITAKAEKLVTGFKAQADKAGVALTTNQVGGMFGFFFSTDEKITGYKQATQCNMEQFQKFYHLMLEEGVYLAPSAYEAGFTSTAHSDEDINNTIAAAGRAFAKL